AGATCTTTGTCTCTCTGATCAGATCATGCAGAGGCAGGTTAGCTACGATTCACAATATGATGTTCACCCTTAAACTTTGCACGTAATCCCTCCGATCCCCAAGATAATAGCAGAATTAGTAGCAGTAAAAGTAGTAGTACGAGCTCATGGCCATAGAGAATCCAGCTAGCAACTAGTGGGGTTTCTCAGAATAAGATAACTTGATTTTCAATCATTAATTTGCTGCAATATTCGTCTCAATCAAAGGAAAGCACACGCATACTAGTTTGCAACACAATTTTGCTATGCCAATTAAATTAAGCCACAAATACAAATGATCTGCATCACTTCATCTAGTTCCCTTAATTTAGGTGACCATTACAAGAGCATTTTAAGTAGCTTACATGATATGCAAACCACAAAGATAATGTCCAAAAGCCCAAAAGATAAATTAGAGCACTCATACCCACAAAAATTtaggaaaataaaagtaaatattttatattcttaaaaaagTAGACAAATTAGAAATCCCATACTTTTGGATACCATCCCAATGGCCTCCATCATTTCTGCATGAGCTTGAGCagcttctttttttatttgtgaCACTAAAGCTTCATGCTCAGAAACAGAGAAGGAAGCACCATTTTTTGCGATGATGGCTTTAGCCACCTCATCCTGCACCTTCTGTTTCAAATGTTTCTCCTGTACCAAAATCCAAACTTTTTTTGGGGATCTATTTCACAATAAAAATTTACTCAACAACATCACTTAAAAGGCAAAGCATGCATTTTGAATCACTTGGTACCTTATCTTTTGCTGCTAGAACCTTTTCTTTTGCTTCCTTCTCTCTTtcaaaaaatttagaattttgatCATCAATCCATTTCCTCAAATCTCTAGAAATATATCAAAGAGAAACATAAGATACAATAATCAAATGAAGAGAAACCTTCTTATAAAAAGAAGCATTTCCAAGATCTTGCTTACTTTGTATTAAGAGCTTCATCACATAGGAAATTCAAGAGTTTAAACTTTTGTGTGGTACTCAACATATCATATCCTTCATCAGTATCAAAGCAATCAGAGGGGATCCCCATTGATATAAATTTGCACTTAGAGACACATTTCCCAAGAGCCTTCAACCATGAATTTCGGCCATTTGTTGGACTTAGGGCTGCAAATCTGAACAAGAAAACCACAGATTATTACAATTGCATCCCACAAAAGCCAAAGcagttgagaaaaaaaaatatactgGAAGAAATTAATACACTTCTCCTATATCCTCTTGTATCAAggataatattttaatgtgaaactgCACTAGTAATGAGCATTGTGACCGGCGAGTTCTTCGGCCAAATATTATTTCTCTAATTACAGCTTCAGCTTGCCCTTTCTTGACATCAAGAACCTGGTGGCacaaaataatcataaataaatttaaaaaatggagGAAAAACAATAATTATAGATGTCTAAATGCTCAAGTAATGAAAATGAAACCAAGCTATATCAATACATAATTCAACATTTCAGTTATTGAAGCATCTGATCTATGTAAAAATTGAAACAACACAAAAGCAAGCACATAAACAAAAATTGGTGTTACTGTTGCAAATACATGGGATAAACGAAATTGAACAATAGTCCCATAAAGTGTTGCTTGGCCACCAACATCATTTAGAATCCTGGTTGGAAGGCTAGAAAACtgccttttttttaaaaaaaaaagaaatgcatcttttagatgttgaaaaagaaaaagttttaaagGAGTTAGCCGTTTTAGAGTTATTATGACTGAATCTATCAAGGTTAATGTTAACCCAACCTTTAATATTCTTTCCGTACATATAAAGATAGGCCTACTTATAGCTTCACACAGTTTAAGAAAACGTGGTTAATATAGTTAAAGCAATTAATTTTGTTTAATCTTTTCCTTAATACAACTTACAATCATATTGCTCCTTCAAGAATTAAATGACTCTTTGTGATAACTATTGAGTCTCGGATACCCTGCCCACAGCTAAGCCCATGTAGGATGTAGGAAGGTCGGACCGTAGCCTCATCAAAGCCCGCTACGTAGGTCCATTCACTAGCGCACGGCCCTGACTTCGAGCAAATAGGTCGGACAGAGCAGGTCTCAGGCTCATCGGAGGGAGATCCAGCTCAACTAACTTGATGTGTAAGTGGGGTAACAGACCCATATACATCCAGGATCATGTCCACACGGCAacggagggaattaaatggttATCTGACGATGGAAAATGGCACAGTACATACTGTAGTAGGACGACAATTACACGTTACTGGAGGACAAAATGGAAaggaataaaagaagaaaagcaTGGACTAGCTAGACCAAATTCACAAATATATACCTTGAGTCTACCTTCTATTAGATCTCAGGACAtcactttattattaaattattctagaaactaataaattttcaatgCATATTAAATATGACCatactaataaattaataaataaaaactacaATTTCAACAGAAGAAGTGTCATAAAATTTAGGGCAAACGAAAGAAAAGGTCTATTTTTATGGATACAGTGGTCGTTTTTCTCAAACGTAGCTCTAACAATAAAGCCAAACAAACCGAAATAAATGTTATAACCACTGGATGCATAAGATACATAATATCTTACGTAATTCACCTATAGATGAAGATATAGAATTTTCTTTTAGAAATGCCATTTAATGAAAGCCCAACTGTTCAACGAGAGCAATGACATTCTGATCAATAAAAAAGTCAAATAAACTTTCCACAGTATCACATTTGGCTTAGAATTAATTTCTCTGAATTTGGTAGTACCTTACTAAAAGCAGCACAAAACTCGAAGAATTGCAATGCATCCCCAGCATCTTCATTAGGTAACTCAATTCCTGCCACAATAGTTAAGCAGGTGGCTGGAGGCAATGGAATGTTTTCATCGATTTGCTTGCTGCAGTGCTTTGCGGTACAGTTGCTAATTTTGCACGACTCTACAGCTGTCATGTTCTTGGTTTCAAGACTATCATTTTTAATGCCACTCAAAACAGCTCCATTCTTTAAATTTGCAGCATCCAAATCTTCCTTTCCAGTAGAACAAGCAGCAATATCCTTTGGCATTTGTGTCTTAAACTTCTTTTTCATGCCAACAGCCTTTTTATTTGCAGTTACTTCTTTCTTAGAAACATCTTGAGATTGTGccttggacttcttttcttccaCAATAATACCTTCAtcctttccttttttctttactTCTTTCTTAGGAATGTCCTCATTCTGTGTCTTAGACTTGCCTTTCTCTACCACAACACTTTCATCCTCTTCATTTATCTTCACCTTTCTTTTATGAACTTCCTCAGTAAGTCTAGGCTTCTTCTGGTCACTCTCCCCCAAAGTAGCATCATAGCCATCCCTGATGCTATTAGCCTCCAGTAATCTTTCCCTTCTCCTTTTCTTAGATTTCTTGTTGTTAGAGACTAGAGTTAAATTCTGAGGGTGCTCACTCAGAtcattgtttccatcaaaagAGTTTTCCTTCCCTGGTTTCCTCAGTGAAGCAATTGTAGACTCCTGTCAAAAGCATCAATCCACATATTAATTTGTACAATCAGGAACAGGAACCCTATCAACCAAGCAGCCTAACAACATAACATGACtgtcataattaataaatatgcaGACCTTTGTGGAAGCAGGCGTCTTCAATGAAACATTTGTATCTTTTGCAACTCTATCTATACCAAAATTCTCAGCACCTTTAACCAGAAGAAGTTCTGAGACAGAAGAAAACCCATTTTCCTTAGCCATGTGCACAAGTACACCAGTAGGTTTATGACCTCTTTTCTTCCTGGAAACAGAATTAAACCATTGGATTCATTCAGAAGACAAGCAATACAACTAGCAATACGGAACATCAGAATATCATAGTATCTACTTACATACACCAACTGCAATTGCAAATGCCCCTACACTTTGGACATTTCCACTCATCAAGCAGAGCTACCTCTTCAGCTTTCTCCCCATACCTAATAGCATCATGAACCAACACATGTTGATCAACGTCATATATGCGAAAATCCAACAAAATTCATTAAACTAACAATATCTAACCTGTTCAACAGGCATTTATGGCAGTAATTCATGGGACATTGCTTGTTTCCTTTCTGATTCCTGCACCCAGCTGCAAAATCTCTTGTTTTTTGCCGGCACTTCAATTCGACAATTCACATAAATAAGAACCCAagcaataaaaaaagaaaagaaaaacaataagTAGATGCAAAGAAAAGGATTATGAATATAAACATAAAATTCAAAACCCATTACAAGGTTGAAGCCTAGAGGACATATTTTGTATAACAACATGATTATAAATGATACTCAGGCTTATTAACCATTTCCGAAATGATCATCAAAACAAATGTACCGAACACCACACAGCTGAGCTGAGATCTAAAGTAACACTTTCTTTTGACCGCATTTTCTCACAACTTAAATGGAACTAAGATAAATTGTTTCGCATACCACGGCCGAATCAGTgtgataaagaaaaagaaatgcaCTAAATGCTTCAAATCAATAAGAAGTCTTGCTTTTCATTTTCCTGCGTTATAATGAACCAAAACAAGACCACTAAACAATTATAACTTCTTTATAAACAAAAAAGCCAGTTAATCAAAAGATTACTCAAACCTTGGGGTTTTATTTTCTTGCATTTTCTCGTCAGCCCAACAGAGAAAACAAGAAATGTATAttgaaaactaaaatttaaaaagaaagagagagattactTGGTGACAGTTCTTCCCATTTTCAGAATCATATATTCTGCCTCCAATGACGCGAACTCCAGGGCAATTAGAACGACCCTTCTTCTCCTCCCGAACAACAACTTCGATATTCAAATCAGGAACTGAAGAAATAACAGCCATAACTGCTGCAACTGCTTTTTGGAAGTGTTTCCCAATAGAAAACAAACACAGTTTATGAACTTCAAAGACAATATAGAGGGATATACGGAAAAATGTCTAAGCTTTTTTTGACTTTTTAACAATTGCCAATAGGTTCCCTCTATTCCTGTACTGGCGGGGATATTtgataatattgaaaattttcagGGGCAATAAACGAATTTAATGGTTTTGGAATTTTGGAGGGTAAGTTGAGCGCCACTACAATTTAGGGTttcatttttttgttttctCCAAATTATCCTTCCTCTGTTTTATGTCTGGTTCGGGTATTAACGGTTTTACAtgtaagaagaagaaaataatgCGTTTCTTTTTTCCCCAAAGATATATAATCCACTAGAGTCAGCAGCAATATAAGTTCCATAGGATCAAAAGACACGAGAAAAGCCCACCCTAATTCAATAAAAAGCCCAAAAACCTAAACTTGAGAAAAACCCTAGAACTACGAGGCCAGTGTTCGATCA
The Manihot esculenta cultivar AM560-2 chromosome 1, M.esculenta_v8, whole genome shotgun sequence genome window above contains:
- the LOC110631073 gene encoding uncharacterized protein LOC110631073, with product MAVISSVPDLNIEVVVREEKKGRSNCPGVRVIGGRIYDSENGKNCHQCRQKTRDFAAGCRNQKGNKQCPMNYCHKCLLNRYGEKAEEVALLDEWKCPKCRGICNCSWCMKKRGHKPTGVLVHMAKENGFSSVSELLLVKGAENFGIDRVAKDTNVSLKTPASTKESTIASLRKPGKENSFDGNNDLSEHPQNLTLVSNNKKSKKRRRERLLEANSIRDGYDATLGESDQKKPRLTEEVHKRKVKINEEDESVVVEKGKSKTQNEDIPKKEVKKKGKDEGIIVEEKKSKAQSQDVSKKEVTANKKAVGMKKKFKTQMPKDIAACSTGKEDLDAANLKNGAVLSGIKNDSLETKNMTAVESCKISNCTAKHCSKQIDENIPLPPATCLTIVAGIELPNEDAGDALQFFEFCAAFSKVLDVKKGQAEAVIREIIFGRRTRRSQCSLLVQFHIKILSLIQEDIGEVFAALSPTNGRNSWLKALGKCVSKCKFISMGIPSDCFDTDEGYDMLSTTQKFKLLNFLCDEALNTKDLRKWIDDQNSKFFEREKEAKEKVLAAKDKEKHLKQKVQDEVAKAIIAKNGASFSVSEHEALVSQIKKEAAQAHAEMMEAIGMVSKKRQRSDAVRTDPTLVDVNGRAFWRLKGYINQPDILFQDLGSRTSFALEEKWFVYDVEQEQGIEKYISSLRTKRLKIQKVTETPFFGGVETNSKDAFTDHSPS